A region of Planctomycetia bacterium DNA encodes the following proteins:
- a CDS encoding NADH-dependent dehydrogenase, which produces MALASRRRFLGTASLAGSYFIAAGRPAWSDAANERLNVACIGVGGKGSSDSDNAAMFGNVIAICDVDRKTLASKGNAERFKEAEHFTDYRELLAKHGPKIDICVVSTPDHMHAPVTLDALRMGISCYTQKPLTRTLYESRLIARLAAEAEKKGACTQMGNQGTSLATSREAIAMIEAGVLGTPVAVHAWSNRPIWAQGPKRRMTLRTYQAQALAEVEETEAPHVSAEQVARIVADLVAQKRMEVEKALTQLDWKNWLGVAPPREFWPGLYHSFQHRGWWDFGTGALGDMACHMLTVPYAALELRDPDSVVARTTGHDFDSFPASSTIRYEFAATKRRPAIPLWWYDRKGNKPPAEVFAKWGIDEVGDRGVLIVGEKGAFLSLDDYCSKYELKGVEKMKVDFEPAEDLGKGFDVNNMYEFFRAKQAGQPRLAKSNFVDRACGLTETVLLGNLAVWAAAKGGDNGGMGEWGETIEWDGGKLEARNLTALKTPGIAGLIKPTYPAGYRLDS; this is translated from the coding sequence CGTCGGTTTCTCGGCACGGCCTCCCTCGCCGGTTCGTACTTCATCGCCGCCGGCCGGCCGGCCTGGAGCGATGCCGCCAACGAGCGGCTCAACGTCGCCTGCATCGGAGTCGGCGGCAAGGGAAGCAGCGATTCCGACAACGCAGCCATGTTCGGCAACGTGATCGCGATCTGCGACGTCGATCGCAAGACGCTCGCGAGCAAGGGCAACGCCGAGCGGTTCAAAGAGGCCGAACATTTCACCGACTACCGGGAACTGCTCGCCAAGCACGGGCCGAAGATCGACATCTGCGTGGTCAGCACGCCGGACCACATGCACGCGCCGGTCACGCTCGACGCCCTGCGCATGGGCATCTCCTGCTACACCCAGAAGCCGCTGACGCGGACGCTCTACGAGTCGCGGCTCATCGCCCGGCTGGCGGCGGAGGCGGAGAAGAAGGGGGCCTGCACGCAGATGGGCAACCAGGGGACGTCGCTGGCCACGTCCCGCGAGGCGATCGCGATGATCGAGGCCGGCGTCCTCGGCACACCCGTCGCCGTGCATGCCTGGTCGAACCGTCCAATCTGGGCCCAGGGGCCGAAGCGGCGCATGACGCTCCGCACCTACCAGGCCCAGGCCCTGGCCGAGGTCGAGGAGACGGAGGCACCGCACGTCAGCGCGGAGCAGGTGGCCAGGATCGTGGCAGACCTCGTCGCCCAGAAGCGGATGGAGGTGGAGAAGGCGCTCACGCAGCTTGACTGGAAGAACTGGCTCGGCGTCGCGCCGCCGCGCGAGTTCTGGCCCGGCCTCTATCACTCGTTCCAGCATCGGGGCTGGTGGGACTTCGGCACGGGCGCCCTCGGCGACATGGCCTGCCACATGCTCACCGTCCCGTACGCGGCCCTCGAACTTCGCGACCCGGACTCGGTCGTGGCCCGGACCACGGGGCACGATTTCGACAGTTTTCCCGCCAGTTCGACGATCCGCTACGAGTTCGCCGCCACCAAGCGCCGGCCCGCCATTCCGCTCTGGTGGTACGACCGCAAGGGCAACAAGCCACCGGCCGAGGTGTTCGCGAAGTGGGGCATCGACGAAGTCGGCGACCGCGGCGTGCTCATCGTCGGCGAGAAGGGCGCGTTCCTCAGCCTCGACGACTACTGCTCGAAGTACGAGCTCAAGGGAGTCGAGAAGATGAAGGTCGACTTCGAGCCGGCCGAGGATCTGGGCAAGGGCTTCGACGTCAACAACATGTACGAGTTCTTCCGGGCCAAGCAGGCGGGCCAGCCGCGGCTCGCCAAGTCCAACTTCGTCGATCGGGCCTGCGGCCTCACGGAAACCGTCCTCCTCGGCAACCTCGCCGTCTGGGCCGCGGCCAAGGGAGGCGACAACGGCGGCATGGGTGAATGGGGCGAGACGATCGAATGGGATGGCGGCAAGCTGGAGGCCCGGAACCTCACCGCCCTGAAGACGCCCGGCATCGCCGGCCTGATCAAGCCGACCTACCCCGCCGGCTACCGGCTCGATTCCTGA